The Kluyveromyces marxianus DMKU3-1042 DNA, complete genome, chromosome 6 genome window below encodes:
- the GPI18 gene encoding GPI-anchor transamidase GPI18: MFKGSNYKPFHVVNATFVGVKLLQFILVWLAPSTFDTSTHLFLERFGITSDPWWSKLLAWDSVFFVKTSEWIRITGNWTPQYEHEWAFSPYWAQIITSSDVQHTVLRAVVLNILLHYVSTWILYFLTKVTFPPFGQKAQTEVALITSVLFILSSAAGFLISIYSEPIAFTLSLFGMLLRQLSVKFDVYGNIQLNHIKWIGYALSSFCFSMAFLNRSNCLLLGIFYIYDCLNLWKQKMWITSIFYPIFSGAVLFATFVYSYYYVPYGVFCPERGEWCTRKILDLPLTYQSLYSYIQSKHWNVGFLKYWTLNNIPNFLFGLPNILIIWNSVDYFSYQYTLQNMKPYIWIARALLLIIVFFANVQIINRVSSFLPLPLWFIADILHKKYTDTRVVKYYLIWLLIWIPLQTALFACFLPPA, encoded by the coding sequence ATGTTTAAAGGTTCGAACTATAAACCATTTCATGTTGTGAATGCTACGTTTGTAGGCGTGAAGCTGCTACAATTCATTCTAGTATGGCTTGCACCATCAACATTTGACACATCCACGCATCTATTTCTGGAGCGGTTTGGTATCACATCAGACCCATGGTGGAGTAAACTTCTAGCCTGGGATTCGGTGTTTTTTGTTAAGACTTCAGAATGGATACGAATAACTGGCAATTGGACACCCCAATACGAACATGAATGGGCATTTTCCCCATATTGGGCACAGATCATAACATCATCGGATGTACAACACACAGTACTGCGAGCTGTCGTCCTAaacattcttcttcattatgTTTCAACATGgatattgtattttttaACCAAAGTGACCTTTCCGCCATTTGGACAAAAGGCTCAAACTGAGGTTGCATTAATAACATCGGTTCTATTCATACTTTCAAGCGCAGCAGGCTTTTTAATATCCATTTACTCAGAGCCAATAGCATTCACTTTATCACTCTTTGGTATGCTCTTAAGACAGCTGTCAGTTAAATTCGATGTGTATGGTAACATTCAATTGAATCATATTAAATGGATTGGATATGcattatcatcattctGCTTTTCAATGGCTTTCCTTAACAGATCCAACTGTCTGCTGCTTGGAATATTTTACATTTATGACTGTTTaaatctttggaaacaaaagatgTGGATCACTTCCATATTTTATCCTATCTTTTCTGGAGCTGTTTTGTTCGCAACATTTGTATACTCCTATTATTACGTTCCATATGGTGTTTTCTGTCCAGAAAGAGGTGAGTGGTGCACCAGAAAAATTCTTGATCTTCCCCTTACTTATCAGTCATTATATTCTTATATCCAAAGCAAGCATTGGAATGTTGGATTTCTGAAGTACTGGACTCTCAATAACATTCCAAACTTTCTTTTCGgtcttccaaatattttgaTCATATGGAATTCAGTCGATTATTTCTCTTATCAATATACTCTACAGAATATGAAGCCATACATTTGGATAGCTCGTGCGCTTCTATTAATCATCGTATTTTTCGCAAACGTTCAGATCATAAATAGGGTATCCTCATTTTTGCCTTTACCTCTGTGGTTCATTGCGGACATTTTACATAAAAAATACACCGACACCAGAGTAGTAAAGTACTATCTTATTTGGTTGCTGATATGGATACCACTCCAAACAGCTTTATTTGCATGCTTCCTTCCTCCTGCATAG
- the COQ1 gene encoding trans-hexaprenyltranstransferase has translation MNTLAKNIVSLIGSGHPLLNRVSGYYFEAEGKKVRPMLVLLLSRALSHIPIEERDRIKVDYSDVPEDPVYSKIPQSRLFENVPASISPLHILHGIKPLNPLTKGPEPLPQEFDKERGILPKQRRLAEIVEMIHTASLLHDDVIDHSDTRRGRPSGNIAFSNKMAVLAGDFMLGRATVSISRLRNPEVVELVSNSIANLVEGEFMQLKNTAIDNDHFTLNNGKQQLPPPPVKFELKEHDYRVATTENNGAALSHDQLVDMAFEYYLHKTYLKTAALISKSCRAAAVLSGARDPVIEECYEFGKNLGICFQLVDDMLDFTVSAKDLGKPAGADLELGIATAPVLYAWREDPSLGPLIKRNFSQPGDVEKAALAVQKYDGVKKTQELAKVYCNKALQNLRNGLPDSASRSALEFLTNSVLTRSK, from the coding sequence atgaataCTTTAGCAAAAAACATTGTTTCCTTAATTGGGTCTGGCCATCCATTGTTGAACAGGGTCTCTGGATACTACTTTGAAGCGGAGGGTAAAAAAGTGAGACCAATGCTTGTTTTATTGCTTTCTAGAGCTCTATCGCATATTCCAatcgaagaaagagacCGCATTAAGGTGGATTATTCAGATGTCCCTGAAGATCCAGTATACTCGAAGATTCCCCAATCAAGACTGTTTGAGAATGTTCCTGCTAGCATATCTCCATTGCATATATTGCATGGTATAAAACCGTTAAATCCATTAACAAAAGGCCCCGAACCATTGCCTCAAGAATTTGACAAAGAAAGGGGTATTTTGCCAAAGCAGAGAAGACTTGCGGAAATTGTAGAGATGATTCATACGGCATCCCTTTTGCATGATGATGTGATTGATCATTCTGATACAAGACGGGGGAGACCTAGTGGCAATATCGCTTTCTCAAATAAGATGGCCGTATTGGCGGGTGATTTTATGTTGGGTAGAGCAACTGTATCAATTTCTAGGTTGAGAAATCCAGAGGTTGTTGAATTGGTATCTAACAGTATTGCAAATTTGGTGGAAGGTGAATTTATGCAGTTGAAAAATACAGCCATTGATAACGACCACTTTACGTTGAACAATGGGAAACAACAATTGCCCCCTCCACCAGTCAAATTTGAACTAAAAGAACATGACTACAGAGTTGCAACGACAGAAAATAATGGTGCCGCATTGTCGCATGATCAATTGGTTGACATGGCTTTCGAATATTATCTGCATAAAACTTATTTAAAAACTGCTGCCCTTATTTCTAAATCTTGCAGAGCCGCTGCCGTTTTATCTGGTGCCAGAGATCCAGTTATCGAAGAGTGCTACGAATTTGGTAAAAATCTAGGTATTTGCTTCCAACTTGTTGACGACATGCTAGATTTCACCGTTTCAGCTAAGGATTTAGGTAAACCAGCTGGTGCTGATTTGGAATTAGGTATTGCTACAGCTCCTGTACTCTACGCATGGAGAGAAGACCCATCACTTGGACCACTAATTAAAAGAAACTTCAGCCAACCTGGAGACGTTGAGAAGGCTGCATTAGCTGTCCAGAAATACGACGGTGTGAAGAAAACCCAGGAATTAGCTAAGGTTTACTGTAACAAAGCATTACAAAATCTACGTAACGGTTTACCAGACAGCGCATCTCGCTCAGCTTTGGAATTCTTAACGAACAGTGTTTTAACCAGAAGTAAGTGA
- the RER2 gene encoding ditrans,polycis-polyprenyl diphosphate synthase: protein MADSGVFPGYNQVLEFVKTSLAKVIRSSDKVPQHVAFIMDGNRRFAKKHNMELNEGHNAGFESMCRVLELCYESGMKVATVFAFSIENFKRSPLEVNWLMELAKDKIKQIAQHGELAEQYGIKVRVIGDRSLLPPDVLKEVELAEEVTKNNKRAVLNICFPYTGREEIVHSIKEIMEETAEGIIDYREISEKTIEDHLYTKGQPPVELLIRTSGVTRLSDFLLWQLSSKGCTVELVDCLWPEFTPFSMLKILLKFAFKKTFSPSNDEDDELKKKTT, encoded by the coding sequence ATGGCGGATTCAGGAGTGTTTCCTGGATATAACCAGGTTTTGGAGTTTGTGAAAACTTCATTGGCAAAAGTCATAAGGAGCTCAGACAAGGTACCGCAGCATGTAGCATTTATCATGGATGGAAACCGTAGGTTTGCCAAGAAACATAACATGGAGTTAAACGAGGGTCACAATGCTGGGTTTGAGAGTATGTGCAGAGTATTAGAATTATGTTACGAGAGTGGAATGAAAGTAGCTACTGTATTTGCATTTTCAATAGAGAATTTCAAACGAAGTCCATTGGAAGTGAATTGGCTAATGGAGCTGGCCAAAGACAAAATAAAGCAGATAGCACAGCATGGCGAATTAGCAGAACAATATGGTATTAAGGTGCGAGTCATTGGTGACCGGTCATTATTACCACCTGACGTTTTAAAAGAAGTCGAATTAGCGGAGGAAGTTaccaaaaataataaaaggGCTGTTTTAAATATATGTTTCCCTTATACCGGCAGAGAAGAGATAGTGCATTCGATAAAAGAGATAATGGAGGAGACTGCAGAGGGGATTATTGATTATAGAGAAATCAGTGAAAAGACAATAGAAGATCATTTGTACACTAAGGGACAACCACCGGTAGAACTTTTGATAAGGACAAGTGGTGTTACAAGACTCAGTGACTTTTTACTCTGGCAACTCAGCAGCAAAGGCTGCACTGTTGAGCTAGTGGACTGTCTCTGGCCAGAGTTTACACCGTTTAGTATGTTGAAAATACTATTAAAATTTGCATTCAAAAAGACCTTCTCTCCTTCtaatgatgaagacgacgaattaaagaagaaaacgacATGA
- the YRB1 gene encoding Ran GTPase-binding protein YRB1, whose translation MSEENKSTESVPKPPTASVFSMFGGKKPEVKKEESETKEETSEKSEKAEKTEKDEEDAPESPDVHFEPVVTLEKVDVKTNEENEEVLFKVRAKLFRFDGEAKEWKERGTGDVKFLQHKETKKVRLLMRRDKTLKVCANHIIAPEYVLKPNVGSDRSWVYACTADIAEGEPEAFTFAIRFGNKENADKFKEEFEKAQAINKKD comes from the coding sequence ATGTCTGAAGAGAACAAGAGTACCGAGAGCGTTCCTAAGCCTCCAACCGCCTCCGTTTTTTCCATGTTCGGTGGTAAGAAGCCAGaagtgaagaaggaagaatcAGAAACCAAGGAAGAAACGTCTGAGAAGTCCGAAAAGGCTGAAAAGACTGAAaaggatgaagaagatgccCCAGAGTCACCAGACGTACACTTTGAGCCAGTTGTTACCTTGGAGAAGGTCGATGTTAAGACCAACgaagaaaacgaagaagTGCTATTTAAGGTCAGAGCCAAACTATTCAGATTCGATGGTGAAGCGAAGGAATGGAAGGAAAGAGGTACTGGTGATGTGAAGTTTTTGCAACACAAGGAAACTAAGAAGGTGAGACTTTTGATGAGAAGAGATAAGACTTTGAAGGTTTGTGCCAATCATATAATTGCTCCAGAGTACGTCTTGAAGCCAAATGTTGGTTCTGACAGATCTTGGGTTTACGCATGTACTGCTGATATCGCCGAAGGTGAACCAGAAGCTTTCACTTTTGCCATCAGATTTGGTAACAAAGAGAACGCCGACAAGttcaaggaagaattcGAAAAGGCTCAAGCtatcaacaagaaggacTAA
- the NTH1 gene encoding alpha,alpha-trehalase — protein MEIDGHSNKNGSTTKHRRKSSLGDFMDPFSSPDVYYGPKSDPSKLLSKNRYTRTRTFSVVDNDLGSLKSNGSTFFDTQVPLRRRGSEDDSYRASTGERRFFIEDVDKTLKELLAGEDTDGNYQITIEDTGPKVIKVGTANSNGYKHVHIRGTYMLSNLLQELTLAKHFGRKQVILDEARLNENPVNRMTRLISGQFWTSLTRRIDSNNISQIAYDTKIDTPKAKNPRIYVPHGCDKQYEQLVQWSEMDPSLRLEVNYLPKDITPEFVKSLNEVPGLLSLAMESHMDPVTGEETLVGFPYAVPGGRFNELYGWDSYFMALGLIESNKLDVARGMVEHFIFEINHYGKILNANRSYYLCRSQPPFLTDMALQVFHKMGGDKNPTAVDMLRRAFKAAIKEYSTVWTAKPRLDEKTGLSCYHPDGIGIPPETEPGHFDSILKKYADKYNVSIEEFTRLYNDQKVSEPELDVFFLHDRGVRESGHDTTYRFENVCAYLATIDLNALLYKYEVDIAYVIKNYFDDCLESLPDGRKTSSDWETLAEIRKERVTKYLWDEETGFFYDYNVKTEQRTDYESVTTFWALWSGLASKEQAVKMVELALPKLEELGGLVACTEKSRGPLSVERPVRQWDYPFGWAPHQILAWVGLTNYGYEPHARRLAYRWLFLMTKAFVDYNGIVVEKYDVTKGTDPHRVDAEYGNQGADFKGVATEGFGWVNSSYLLGLKYMNSFARRALGTCIPPKVFFGRLSAEEKKNYGL, from the coding sequence ATGGAAATTGACGGTCATAGCAATAAGAACGGATCAACTACGAAACACAGGAGAAAGTCGTCTTTAGGAGACTTTATGGATCCGTTTTCGTCTCCTGATGTCTACTATGGGCCTAAGAGTGATCCTTCTAAGCTTTTAAGCAAGAACAGGTACACCCGTACTAGAACGTTCAGTGTTGTTGACAACGATTTGGGAAGTCTCAAGTCTAACGGGTCTACATTTTTCGATACACAGGTTCCACTACGGCGGAGAGGATCAGAAGACGATTCTTATAGGGCTAGTACCGGTGAAAGACGGTTCTTCATCGAAGATGTTGATAAAACTTTGAAGGAGTTGTTAGCCGGTGAGGATACAGATGGGAACTACCAGATTACTATTGAAGATACCGGACCGAAGGTTATCAAAGTTGGTACTGCTAACTCGAATGGTTACAAACATGTTCATATTAGAGGTACTTACATGCTATCGAATCTTTTGCAAGAGTTGACTTTAGCTAAGCATTTCGGAAGAAAACAAGTGATTTTGGATGAGGCACGGTTGAATGAAAACCCGGTTAACAGAATGACAAGACTGATTAGTGGTCAGTTCTGGACTTCGTTGACCAGAAGAATAGATTCTAATAACATTTCACAGATTGCTTACGATACTAAAATCGATACTCCAAAGGCCAAAAACCCTAGAATTTATGTTCCACACGGATGTGATAAGCAATACGAACAATTGGTTCAATGGTCCGAGATGGATCCATCGCTAAGATTAGAAGTCAATTATCTACCAAAGGATATCACTCCGGAATTTGTCAAATCATTGAATGAGGTGCCAGGTCTTTTGTCTTTAGCTATGGAATCTCACATGGACCCAGTTACTGGTGAGGAAACTTTAGTCGGTTTCCCATATGCTGTTCCAGGTGGTCGTTTTAATGAATTGTACGGATGGGATTCATATTTCATGGCTTTGGGCCTAATAGAAAGTAACAAGTTGGATGTTGCTAGAGGTATGGTTGAACacttcatttttgaaattaaTCATTACGGCAAGATCTTGAATGCTAATAGATCATACTACCTTTGTAGATCACAACCGCCATTTTTGACTGATATGGCGTTACAAGTATTCCATAAAATGGGTGGTGATAAGAATCCAACTGCAGTAGACATGTTGAGAAGAGCATTTAAAGCTGCTATCAAAGAATATTCCACTGTATGGACTGCAAAGCCTAGATTGGATGAAAAAACAGGTCTCTCTTGTTACCATCCAGATGGTATAGGTATCCCTCCAGAAACTGAACCTGGCCATTTCGATTCTATCCTGAAGAAATATGCGGACAAATATAACGTTTCAATCGAGGAGTTCACACGCCTATACAATGATCAAAAAGTGAGTGAACCCGAACTTGacgttttcttcttgcacGATCGTGGGGTCAGAGAAAGTGGGCATGATACGACATAtagatttgaaaatgttTGTGCCTATCTTGCAACTATTGATTTGAATGCACTATTGTACAAGTATGAAGTCGATATTGCGTATGTGATCAAAAATTACTTCGATGATTGTTTAGAAAGTCTACCCGATGGTCGCAAGACCTCCAGTGACTGGGAGACGTTGGCAGAAattagaaaagaaagagtcACCAAATATTTATGGGATGAAGAGACCGGATTCTTCTATGACTATAACGTTAAAACAGAGCAGAGAACTGACTATGAGTCAGTTACTACGTTCTGGGCTCTGTGGTCTGGTTTGGCATCTAAAGAACAAGCTGTCAAAATGGTTGAATTGGCATTACCAAagcttgaagaacttggtGGACTTGTAGCATGTACCGAGAAATCCCGCGGTCCTTTAAGCGTTGAAAGGCCAGTCAGACAATGGGATTATCCATTTGGTTGGGCTCCTCACCAAATTCTTGCTTGGGTAGGCCTAACAAACTATGGATACGAGCCACATGCAAGAAGATTAGCATACAGATGGCTATTTTTAATGACCAAAGCATTCGTGGATTACAACggtattgttgttgaaaaatatgATGTTACTAAGGGTACTGACCCCCACAGAGTCGACGCCGAATATGGCAATCAAGGAGCAGATTTCAAAGGTGTAGCAACAGAAGGATTCGGTTGGGTTAACTCTAGTTATCTGTTGGGATTAAAATACATGAATAGTTTTGCTAGAAGAGCACTAGGAACATGCATTCCACCTAAAGTTTTCTTCGGAAGACTATCCgctgaagaaaagaagaattacGGCTTATAA